Proteins from a single region of Salvelinus fontinalis isolate EN_2023a unplaced genomic scaffold, ASM2944872v1 scaffold_0144, whole genome shotgun sequence:
- the LOC129843491 gene encoding zinc finger protein 625-like isoform X1: MSTLSYSPPAKENEVCSTEKETPGLNIYVKEEEFTVKEEDVEEAITVKEEQDVTMKEEDASTLKDEEDVTVKEEEEAFRVKEEGDEQKEEGAVFVVKEEEVVTVTVKEEEQLFEMKEDGEITVTLEEEEEDETGDLMNTSRQVTLPRDILLPGERLDFHSDSGKSPSGEQDPEMSKPARRHHCSQCGKSFSRLGSLKSHERIHTGEKPYHCTQCGNRFTSLGTLKDHVRKHTGEKPHQCSQCEKSFPRLWDLKSHERTHTGEKPYPCSQCGKSFSTSGSLKNHEQTHSVEKMFCCSHCEKSFRNLQYLKRHEKRHTREKTFHCSHCGMKFTLFQQLKKHERIHSGEKRYECSQCGKIFTQLGHLKDHEVTHTGEKPYHCSQCGKEYNTSNGLKVHERTHILLPHLSHIFD, from the exons ATGAGCACACTAAGCTACTCTCCCCCTGCTAAAGAAAATGAGGTCTGTTCGACGGAGAAAGAAACTCCAGGGCTGAACATTTACGTGAAAGAAGAAGAATTTACTGTAAAAGAAGAGGACGTGGAGGAAGCTATCACAGTGAAAGAAGAACAGGATGTTACAATGAAGGAAGAGGACGCTTCAacattgaaagatgaagaggatgttacagtgaaagaagaggaagaagctttcagagtgaaagaggagggggatgaacagAAAGAGGAGGGTGCCGTGTTtgtagtgaaagaggaggaggtggtgactgtcacagtgaaagaagaagagcaACTTTTTGAAATGAAGGAAGatggggagattactgtcacattggaggaggaggaggaagacgagaCTGGAGATCTGATGAACACCA gtaggcaagttacACTTCCTCGGGATatacttctgccag gagagagactagacttTCATTCTGACAGCGGGAAGAGTCCTTCAGGGGAACAAGACCCTGAGATGTCCAAACCAGCAAGACgacaccactgctcccagtgtggaaagagtttttctAGGTTAGGAAGCCTGAAATCACATgaaagaatacacacaggagagaagccttaccactgcactCAATGTGGAAATAGATTTACCTCTTTAGGGACCCTGAAAGATCATGTAAGaaaacatacaggagagaagccccaCCAATGCTCCCAGTGTGAAAAGAGTTTCCCCCGGTTATGGGACCTGAAATcacatgagaggacacacacaggagagaagccttacccctgctcccagtgtggaaagagtttttccACATCAGGGTCCCTGAAAAACCATGAGCAAACACATTCCGTAGAAAAGATGTTCTGCTGTTCACATTGTGAAAAGAGTTTTAGGAATTTACAGTACTTGAAAAGGCATGAGAAAAGACATACACGGGAGAAGACATTTCACTGCTCCCACTGTGGAATGAAATTTACCTTGTTTCAGCAACTGAAAAAGCATGAAAGAATCCACAGCGGAGAGAAACGTTATGAATGCTCCCAGTGTGGGAAGATATTTACCCAGTTAGGGCACCTGAAAGACCATGAGgtaacacacacaggggagaagccgtaccactgttcccagtgtggaaaggaaTATAACACATCAAATGGACTTAAAGTTCATGAGAGAACACACATACTGCTCCCACACTTGTCTCATATTTTTGACTGA
- the LOC129843491 gene encoding zinc finger protein 771-like isoform X2, producing the protein MSTLSYSPPAKENEVCSTEKETPGLNIYVKEEEFTVKEEDVEEAITVKEEQDVTMKEEDASTLKDEEDVTVKEEEEAFRVKEEGDEQKEEGAVFVVKEEEVVTVTVKEEEQLFEMKEDGEITVTLEEEEEDETGDLMNTRERLDFHSDSGKSPSGEQDPEMSKPARRHHCSQCGKSFSRLGSLKSHERIHTGEKPYHCTQCGNRFTSLGTLKDHVRKHTGEKPHQCSQCEKSFPRLWDLKSHERTHTGEKPYPCSQCGKSFSTSGSLKNHEQTHSVEKMFCCSHCEKSFRNLQYLKRHEKRHTREKTFHCSHCGMKFTLFQQLKKHERIHSGEKRYECSQCGKIFTQLGHLKDHEVTHTGEKPYHCSQCGKEYNTSNGLKVHERTHILLPHLSHIFD; encoded by the exons ATGAGCACACTAAGCTACTCTCCCCCTGCTAAAGAAAATGAGGTCTGTTCGACGGAGAAAGAAACTCCAGGGCTGAACATTTACGTGAAAGAAGAAGAATTTACTGTAAAAGAAGAGGACGTGGAGGAAGCTATCACAGTGAAAGAAGAACAGGATGTTACAATGAAGGAAGAGGACGCTTCAacattgaaagatgaagaggatgttacagtgaaagaagaggaagaagctttcagagtgaaagaggagggggatgaacagAAAGAGGAGGGTGCCGTGTTtgtagtgaaagaggaggaggtggtgactgtcacagtgaaagaagaagagcaACTTTTTGAAATGAAGGAAGatggggagattactgtcacattggaggaggaggaggaagacgagaCTGGAGATCTGATGAACACCA gagagagactagacttTCATTCTGACAGCGGGAAGAGTCCTTCAGGGGAACAAGACCCTGAGATGTCCAAACCAGCAAGACgacaccactgctcccagtgtggaaagagtttttctAGGTTAGGAAGCCTGAAATCACATgaaagaatacacacaggagagaagccttaccactgcactCAATGTGGAAATAGATTTACCTCTTTAGGGACCCTGAAAGATCATGTAAGaaaacatacaggagagaagccccaCCAATGCTCCCAGTGTGAAAAGAGTTTCCCCCGGTTATGGGACCTGAAATcacatgagaggacacacacaggagagaagccttacccctgctcccagtgtggaaagagtttttccACATCAGGGTCCCTGAAAAACCATGAGCAAACACATTCCGTAGAAAAGATGTTCTGCTGTTCACATTGTGAAAAGAGTTTTAGGAATTTACAGTACTTGAAAAGGCATGAGAAAAGACATACACGGGAGAAGACATTTCACTGCTCCCACTGTGGAATGAAATTTACCTTGTTTCAGCAACTGAAAAAGCATGAAAGAATCCACAGCGGAGAGAAACGTTATGAATGCTCCCAGTGTGGGAAGATATTTACCCAGTTAGGGCACCTGAAAGACCATGAGgtaacacacacaggggagaagccgtaccactgttcccagtgtggaaaggaaTATAACACATCAAATGGACTTAAAGTTCATGAGAGAACACACATACTGCTCCCACACTTGTCTCATATTTTTGACTGA